In Rutidosis leptorrhynchoides isolate AG116_Rl617_1_P2 chromosome 2, CSIRO_AGI_Rlap_v1, whole genome shotgun sequence, one genomic interval encodes:
- the LOC139888992 gene encoding uncharacterized protein, which yields MNEIHSGKKRKSWGNKISRNSISILKHKNRSSIFGENYTHRLQFQSKPYQKRNSSSPFPIIVRLPFPLYSRSISTRQLQSSDIETKVKRRAFTFTVTSVDAISNPHSSGRYMRVCKSYLVIDMQF from the exons ATGAATGAAATTCATAGCGGGAAGAAAAGAAAAAGTTGGGGAAATAAAATCTCCCGAAATTCAATCTCTATTCTCAAACATAAAAACCGTTCATCAATTTTTGGGGAAAATTATACTCATCGTCTCCAATTCCAGTCTAAACCCTACCAAAAGCGCAACTCGTCGTCTCCATTTCCGATCATCGTGCGTCTCCCATTTCCACTCTACAGCCGTTCCATTTCCACTCGACAACTGCAATCATCAGACATCGAAACGAAG GTTAAGCGGAGGGCATTCACATTTACAGTCACTTCTGTTGATGCCATCTCCAACCCTCATTCTTCTG GTCGTTACATGAGAGTATGCAAAAGCTATTTGGTAATAGATATGCAGTTTTGA